Genomic DNA from Mycobacteroides chelonae CCUG 47445:
GACCCGCAGCACGGATGGGGCACCGATTGACGCTCGCCATGGGGACGTGGACCGTCTCAGTCGAGGGACCCGATGAACGGCCGTCATCGGCCAGTGTCATCGTCGAGGTGGACTCGTTGCAGGTCGAGAGCGGCGAAGGCGGACTGACACCACTGTCGGCACCCGAGAAGATCATCGTGCGATCCAATGCGCTGAAGACTCTGAACGCCAAACGTTTTCCCCTCATCGAGTTTCGCGCGGAGACGATCACCAGAACAGCCGCGAACTACGGCATGCATGGTCCGCTGACGATCCATGGGGTCACACAGAGTGTCGACCTGGACCTCGCGGTCACCGATGACGGCGACGACCAGCTGCTGC
This window encodes:
- a CDS encoding YceI family protein — encoded protein: MSSWTLGPENGTLILHTGVTGPAARMGHRLTLAMGTWTVSVEGPDERPSSASVIVEVDSLQVESGEGGLTPLSAPEKIIVRSNALKTLNAKRFPLIEFRAETITRTAANYGMHGPLTIHGVTQSVDLDLAVTDDGDDQLLRLTTEISQRAYQVKPFSMAMGSLKVADLITVSFEARRPAP